TGTTTTTCACCGGTAGTCGGATCTACGGACAGAGCCGCACCAGCGCCCAGGGCGTCGTGAGAGCGACGCATACCGCGACGGGAACGGGTCTTTTTGTTTTGTTGAACAGCCATGGCTTGCTCCTAAAGTAACCAAATGACACTGGAACCGGGGCGCCTACCGGCGAGCCCAAACTCCCCGGGCATATCCGACCAAAGAGAGGCCTTACGATTTACCCGAAGAACCCTTTAACTGTTCCAGCACTTTAAAGGGGTTTTCCTGCTGCTCCTCCGCCGACTCGACTTCCTCTCCCGAATGGAAGTGCTCGCGGGCGACGCACTCCTCATCGTGATAGGCAACCATGGGCAGATTGAGCAAAATCTCATCTTCCAGCACTTCGTACAGGTTGAGCTCATCGCCCGCCTGCACGATCGGGTCCAAATCCTTGGGCAATGCCTTGCCCCGCTCTTCAGACCAGACGATACCCCACCGGAAAGTCCCGTCGACCTGCGCCGGCATCGGCTGCAAACAGCGCTGGCACAACAGCTGCACCGCGCATTGCACCCGTCCGTCGACGGTCGCGTGACCCTGCAGATCCCGCCCGAAGGTGAGCTCTGCGCGGACTTCCCCGCTAATCGACTCTACGGCCGCGGGCAACCGCTCCAGCTGATCTACAGCGAGAACGCCGTCCAGGTACTGCTCGCGCTGCACCAGTTTGCGTGCATCGACGCGCTTGGGAATTGGGGGGTTCGACATAAGCGCGCAATTCTATGGACAAGCCATACCCTTGTCAAAACAAATCAACCGCCGCAATATCACCCGTGGCGGCCGCCTTTTTTACCATCCCTGACGGAACCGCAAATATGCCCCGCAATTTGATTCTAGCCTCCAGCTCCCCTTACCGGAGAGCGCTGCTCGAGCAGCTACAACTACCCTTCAGCTGCGCCTCCCCCCATATAAATGAAGAAGCATTGGCCGGCGAGACACCGCCGGGTACAGCACAGCGCCTTGCCGCCGCCAAGGCGCAGGCACTGGCCGACCGGTTCCCGGACGCACTGATTATCGGCTCCGACCAGGTGGCCGAGTGTGAAGGCCATGCCCTGGGCAAGCCCGGTGGCTTTGACCGCGCACTCACCCAACTGCAGGCCTGCTCCGGACACCGGGTCAACTTCTACACCGGCGTCAGCGTACTCGACACCGCCAGCGGCGAGCAGCGCACCGAGCTGGAAATTTTCAGTGTGCACTTTCGCCAGCTTGGCGAAGCGGAGATTCGCGCCTACGTGGAGCGGGAAAAGCCCTACGATTGCGCCGGTTCGTTTAAGGTGGAGGGACTGGGGATTGCTTTATTCGAAAAAATGGAAGGATCTGACGTCAATGCCCTGATAGGTCTCCCACTAATCCGAACGCTTGAGCTGCTGCGCGCATTCGGTGTCGACCCGCTCCGCCCCAGCTGATCACGCCACCAGCGGCGGCCACTGCAGCAGCTCGGGAAAACGGTCGATGATTGCGCGGGGTTTTACCGTCGCCAGGCGCTCCGGATGGTGTACACCGTAACTGACCGCCACCGAGGCCATTCCGGCGGCAGTGGCCATCTCCAGATCATATACCGTATCGCCAACCATGACGGCGTCTTCGACCGCGCAGCCGGTTTCCTGCAGCAATTCATTCAGCATCAGCGGATCGGGCTTGGACGCCGTCTCATCAGCGCAGCGGCTGGCAACGAAGAGACCGCCGAGCCCATGGTCGACAAACTCGCGATTGAGTCCGCGACGGCTCTTGCCGGTAGCCACTGCCAGCTGGTGCCCCTTACTCAGCAGCTGGTCCAGGGTTGCCACCACCCCATCAAACAGCGGCAGCGGCTCGGCGCGGGCGGCCAGCCACTCCTCGGAATAGAGGTCGCCGAGCTGCCGGCGCTGATCGCTGGCGGCCTCCGGGAACAAGTTTGCGATCGCCTCAGGCAGGCCCAGACCGATGATATCGCCGACCGCTTCCGGCGCCAGAACCGGCAGGCCAACCCGCTCGGCGGCGCGTTGCATACAGGAGACAATGCGCGCCTCGGAATTGCATACAGTGCCATCCCAATCGAGGATCACCAACATGTCAAACTCTCTCCACTACTTCTTACCCGGTTACCCGTCGCGCAACGCCTGCAGCACCGCCTGAAGCTCCGCGGGCAGCGGCGCCTCCACTTCCACCTGGTCGCCATCGGGCAGCGTGCAGCTCACCCTCTGTGAATGCAGGAATAGCCGTTTCAGCCCTCGCGCACGGAATTCGCGGTTTACCTCATCCGGCGCGTATTTCGGATCCCCGGCCAGGGGGCAACCGATAAACTGTGCGTGAACACGGATCTGATGGGTGCGGCCGGTCACCGGCTCCGCCGCCATCAGGGTCGCACCGCGGAAGCGCTCCAGCACACGGAAACGGGTCTCCGAGGGCTTGCCCTCCGGATTGACCGAGACCATGCGCTCGCCGCTTTTCAGCGTATTCTTGCGCAGCGGCGCCTCCACCACCCGATGGCCACGAGGCCACTTGCCCGCCGCCAGCGCGAGGTAGGACTTGCCGACGCGGCCGGCGCGCAGCTCCGCTTGCACATGCAGCAGAACCGCCCGCTTGCGCGCCACCATGATCGCGCCACTGGTGTCTCTGTCGAGCCGGTGAACCAGCTCGATAAAGGGGCTCTGCGGGAACATCTGCCGCAGCACTTCGATCAACCCCAGCCGCACGCCGCTGCCGCCATGCACAGCCAGCCCCGCCGGCTTATTGACCACCAACAGGCCGCGCTCATCATAGAGTATGGATTCTTCCACCAGCTTGCGCAGCTGGTCACCGACCACCGGCGCGGGCGCCTGCGCGGGCGAGCGCACCGGCGGCACGCGCACCACATCACCGGCCTGCAACTTGTACTCCGCCTTGACCCGCCCCTTGTTCACACGCACTTCACCCTTGCGCAGAATGCGATAGACGCGCGAGCGCGGCACACCCTTGAGGCGCGCCTGCAGGAAATTATCAATGCGCTGACCGGCGAGTTCTGCCGGTACGCTGAGAAACTGTACGCCGCCGTCGGGATTCCAGCGGTCGGATGGGGCGGCCGTGGCGGCCGAATCGGCTGCAGGAGCCGATTTAGAGGGGGGCTTACTTCGCATGGCGCGCATGATACCGCCGCCCCCGCCGCAATTGAAGCGCTTCGCCACCCATGCTATATTCGGCGAGCCTGAATTGGGCTGGTTTTCGGCCGCGGGCGGCTCCCAAGGGAGTGACAGCCACGGTTCCAGAGAAAATACCGCCAATCGGCCAGTGCGCACCGCTTCGTCAACAGATCGGCCGCGTCATTGAATAAACTTCGCCGACTAGGTCTGCCCCCAGAATTACGGGCGCCTCGCCGGCCACAAACTTCCCGCTCAACGCGGGTATTTATCGCGAAGGTAAGACGGGCTGAAGCCCGCAGCGCTTGACAGGACAACTCAAACATTTACGTCCCTCTCTGCTAGAGAGCCAGCGACCGCACTGGCAAGCCCGGGCAGCCCAAATTCGGCGCCCCGGCCATAACACAGACAAACTGAAGGGGGATCGGCCAAAAGCCGACCGCAGCAGAGCTGACTGGAGACGTAAACCTCGCCACCCATTCGACTCATTAATGAAGGGTGGCGCCCGATTTGATCGCGCCCAACGCGGACGCTAGAGCGAAAACGCTCTAGAAGTCGAACGCCAAAAGCGCGCTACCAATCGGGTGGTACTACATAAAAAGTACTAAAGGATAAAAGGTGCTTTCACCGGCACCAGCGGAAAGCGTGGCTCACTGCACGCTTCCGGAGTTACCGCAGTGTGACAAACGGGTAG
This region of Microbulbifer sp. SAOS-129_SWC genomic DNA includes:
- a CDS encoding Maf family nucleotide pyrophosphatase; its protein translation is MPRNLILASSSPYRRALLEQLQLPFSCASPHINEEALAGETPPGTAQRLAAAKAQALADRFPDALIIGSDQVAECEGHALGKPGGFDRALTQLQACSGHRVNFYTGVSVLDTASGEQRTELEIFSVHFRQLGEAEIRAYVEREKPYDCAGSFKVEGLGIALFEKMEGSDVNALIGLPLIRTLELLRAFGVDPLRPS
- a CDS encoding HAD-IA family hydrolase encodes the protein MLVILDWDGTVCNSEARIVSCMQRAAERVGLPVLAPEAVGDIIGLGLPEAIANLFPEAASDQRRQLGDLYSEEWLAARAEPLPLFDGVVATLDQLLSKGHQLAVATGKSRRGLNREFVDHGLGGLFVASRCADETASKPDPLMLNELLQETGCAVEDAVMVGDTVYDLEMATAAGMASVAVSYGVHHPERLATVKPRAIIDRFPELLQWPPLVA
- the rluC gene encoding 23S rRNA pseudouridine(955/2504/2580) synthase RluC, with protein sequence MRSKPPSKSAPAADSAATAAPSDRWNPDGGVQFLSVPAELAGQRIDNFLQARLKGVPRSRVYRILRKGEVRVNKGRVKAEYKLQAGDVVRVPPVRSPAQAPAPVVGDQLRKLVEESILYDERGLLVVNKPAGLAVHGGSGVRLGLIEVLRQMFPQSPFIELVHRLDRDTSGAIMVARKRAVLLHVQAELRAGRVGKSYLALAAGKWPRGHRVVEAPLRKNTLKSGERMVSVNPEGKPSETRFRVLERFRGATLMAAEPVTGRTHQIRVHAQFIGCPLAGDPKYAPDEVNREFRARGLKRLFLHSQRVSCTLPDGDQVEVEAPLPAELQAVLQALRDG
- the rpmF gene encoding 50S ribosomal protein L32; this translates as MAVQQNKKTRSRRGMRRSHDALGAGAALSVDPTTGEKHRRHHVTKDGFYRGRKVIEVGGSEEE
- a CDS encoding YceD family protein; this translates as MSNPPIPKRVDARKLVQREQYLDGVLAVDQLERLPAAVESISGEVRAELTFGRDLQGHATVDGRVQCAVQLLCQRCLQPMPAQVDGTFRWGIVWSEERGKALPKDLDPIVQAGDELNLYEVLEDEILLNLPMVAYHDEECVAREHFHSGEEVESAEEQQENPFKVLEQLKGSSGKS